A genomic stretch from Sporocytophaga myxococcoides includes:
- a CDS encoding TolC family protein has protein sequence MNTLWNNKHSANSMLLLIFTLFSVTSFGQVNKDSVIVLQDLETQLPSLDNIILIAIETSPYIKVEDASIKARKQEIHLARKDWQKDIQAFGNYATGDQKFGVTYGDFNRQTNFLNGYRVGINVSIPLFDVTARHNRIRFSKAELEMAERNRDRVIIELKRQIAAEYNNLLAAQTLLKIRSEGLQNAQLVYQMAEKQFKEGTISLEDYSSVSNNLFMAESNFEIARKDYNTVYKQFEYLIGVSIGSLIKQK, from the coding sequence ATGAATACCCTTTGGAATAATAAGCATTCTGCTAATAGTATGCTTCTTTTGATATTCACTCTGTTTTCGGTTACATCCTTCGGGCAAGTAAATAAAGATAGCGTTATTGTGCTACAGGATCTTGAAACTCAATTGCCTTCGTTGGATAATATTATTTTAATTGCAATTGAAACATCACCTTATATAAAGGTAGAGGATGCTAGTATAAAAGCTCGCAAGCAGGAAATTCACTTAGCAAGGAAGGATTGGCAAAAAGACATCCAGGCTTTTGGTAACTATGCTACAGGTGATCAGAAGTTTGGTGTAACATATGGAGACTTTAATCGTCAGACTAACTTCCTTAATGGATACAGGGTTGGCATAAATGTGAGTATACCATTGTTTGATGTTACGGCCAGACATAATAGAATAAGGTTTAGTAAGGCTGAGCTGGAAATGGCTGAAAGGAACAGAGATCGAGTAATAATAGAATTAAAAAGACAAATAGCAGCTGAATATAACAATCTTCTTGCAGCTCAGACGCTTCTTAAAATTAGAAGCGAAGGACTTCAGAATGCACAGCTTGTATATCAGATGGCAGAGAAACAATTTAAAGAAGGAACAATCTCTCTGGAAGATTATTCCTCGGTAAGTAATAATCTTTTTATGGCGGAGTCGAATTTTGAAATTGCAAGAAAGGATTATAATACAGTTTACAAACAATTCGAATATTTAATAGGGGTAAGTATTGGTTCTTTAATTAAACAAAAATGA
- a CDS encoding sugar transferase translates to MELIAQKKLAYIDNQADRRHSFSNRMADGFDVIHFENGFKFFEWHSKGNKVDAIISAGQLHSSNGLLLLQHLKQSDVEPVPFVFLVDSITGPVRSEMLKHSVSEIFEQDVSKDPFALRLNYLIKNKIHYKRAYKEGHVKHPEYKIPLIKRIFDVVFATLALIFLSPLFLLLAILIRLESKGPVFYAAKRVGTGYKIFDFYKFRSMSADADKKLKDLAHMNQYNKNKKVSENDKKNEISIAVDETDHQSNLCEECARGNRVCQSMLYLDGKEICENRFLLEKKEKDAAAFIKISNDPRITKIGKFIRNTSIDELPQLFNVLKGDMSIVGNRPLPLYEAEKITVDQFTLRFLAPAGITGLWQVTKRGTKEMSEAERIQLDNDYARNYSFLRDLKIIAKTIPALLQKENV, encoded by the coding sequence ATGGAGCTTATTGCACAGAAGAAGCTGGCTTATATAGACAATCAGGCAGATCGGCGTCATTCGTTTTCAAATCGGATGGCAGATGGGTTTGATGTTATTCATTTTGAAAACGGATTTAAGTTTTTCGAATGGCATTCTAAGGGTAATAAAGTTGATGCAATAATTTCTGCAGGACAATTACACAGCTCTAATGGGCTGTTATTGCTGCAGCACTTAAAACAATCGGATGTTGAGCCGGTTCCTTTTGTTTTTCTTGTTGACAGCATTACAGGACCGGTCCGTTCTGAAATGCTTAAACATAGTGTGTCAGAAATTTTTGAACAGGATGTTTCGAAAGACCCGTTTGCATTAAGATTAAATTATCTGATTAAAAATAAAATTCATTATAAACGTGCATATAAAGAGGGGCATGTAAAACATCCTGAGTATAAAATTCCTTTAATAAAAAGGATATTTGATGTCGTGTTTGCAACACTTGCACTCATCTTTTTGAGTCCTCTCTTTCTTTTGCTTGCAATATTAATCAGGCTGGAATCAAAAGGCCCTGTGTTTTATGCTGCAAAAAGGGTTGGTACGGGATATAAAATTTTTGATTTCTATAAGTTCCGATCCATGAGTGCCGATGCTGATAAAAAGTTGAAGGATCTTGCTCACATGAATCAATATAATAAAAATAAAAAAGTCTCTGAAAATGACAAAAAAAATGAAATTTCGATAGCGGTTGATGAAACGGATCATCAATCAAACCTTTGTGAAGAGTGCGCCAGAGGAAACAGAGTTTGTCAGTCTATGCTTTATCTTGATGGAAAGGAAATTTGTGAGAATAGATTTCTTTTGGAAAAGAAAGAAAAAGATGCAGCTGCATTTATTAAGATAAGTAATGATCCAAGGATTACAAAGATTGGTAAGTTTATTAGAAATACAAGTATAGATGAGCTGCCTCAGCTTTTCAATGTATTGAAAGGTGATATGTCTATTGTTGGTAATCGTCCGCTTCCGCTTTATGAAGCTGAAAAGATTACAGTGGATCAGTTTACCCTAAGATTCCTAGCACCTGCAGGTATTACAGGTCTTTGGCAGGTGACCAAAAGAGGAACCAAGGAAATGTCAGAGGCTGAAAGAATTCAGCTGGATAATGACTATGCCAGGAATTATTCATTCTTGAGAGATCTGAAAATTATTGCGAAAACCATTCCTGCATTATTACAGAAAGAAAATGTATAG
- a CDS encoding anthranilate phosphoribosyltransferase, whose translation MVQERLAELLKKKGIGPEGSKSLIKEELSELQYLFKSPDASLTTIATMVTALLTLEANIQEKEWIEKVKAYPSEFLPDEIIPFFTGHTKDVFYQLILKVIKHEDLSQEEAESGIEQLFDRQIPDYLKGAFLESQRLKRETFIENKAFLSGLWKKVERIKTDLPIVIDIADSYDGFNRTASFSLFTAALLASLDIPCIVHSIDKVAPKEGYTSHQLLKLAGKNPLISVSNAKQALENKSIGFCYLDQQIFFNELFQLKRMRKEMVKRPFLATFEKLLQPIQSTQGNYLVSGYTHPHYKEEVVKQLKVQGECKMALIFKGLEGSTQLTLSRGSVAIFYDGNDIYESLVSPEDFGLPLLESKQDKSIKPEDVLSEGLAALEGKKNFAREAIIYQAAVIITKFNLIQQKDLIPVLQQKLDSGEALNRWNMLNT comes from the coding sequence ATGGTACAGGAGAGATTAGCAGAATTGCTGAAGAAAAAAGGTATAGGACCTGAAGGAAGCAAAAGCCTTATAAAAGAGGAGCTGAGTGAGCTTCAGTATTTATTTAAATCTCCCGATGCAAGCCTTACCACTATTGCAACAATGGTTACGGCTTTGCTTACCCTTGAAGCCAATATTCAGGAAAAGGAATGGATAGAAAAGGTAAAAGCGTACCCTTCAGAATTTCTTCCGGATGAAATAATACCATTTTTTACAGGCCATACAAAGGATGTGTTTTATCAGTTAATTCTTAAAGTCATAAAACACGAAGACTTATCCCAGGAGGAAGCTGAAAGTGGGATAGAGCAATTATTCGATCGTCAGATACCTGATTATCTTAAAGGAGCTTTTCTTGAATCACAAAGGTTAAAACGTGAAACCTTCATTGAAAACAAAGCCTTCCTTTCAGGATTATGGAAAAAAGTGGAGCGAATAAAAACGGACCTCCCAATTGTAATTGATATTGCCGATAGCTATGATGGTTTTAACCGGACTGCGAGTTTTTCATTATTTACCGCAGCACTGCTTGCATCATTAGACATTCCTTGTATTGTTCACTCCATCGACAAAGTTGCCCCTAAGGAAGGATATACCTCTCATCAGCTTTTGAAGCTGGCAGGTAAAAATCCCCTCATATCTGTTTCCAATGCTAAACAAGCATTAGAAAACAAGTCTATAGGATTTTGCTACCTTGATCAGCAAATATTTTTCAATGAACTTTTCCAGCTCAAAAGAATGAGAAAGGAAATGGTTAAACGACCCTTCCTGGCAACCTTTGAAAAGCTTTTACAGCCCATCCAAAGTACTCAGGGAAATTATCTTGTCTCGGGATACACACATCCACATTATAAGGAAGAAGTGGTTAAACAGCTGAAAGTACAGGGTGAATGTAAAATGGCACTTATCTTTAAGGGACTTGAGGGATCAACACAATTAACGCTTAGCAGAGGCTCTGTTGCCATATTTTATGATGGTAATGATATATATGAATCACTCGTTTCTCCCGAAGACTTTGGGCTTCCCCTATTGGAAAGCAAACAGGATAAAAGCATCAAACCGGAAGATGTATTATCGGAAGGATTGGCAGCCCTTGAAGGTAAGAAAAATTTTGCAAGGGAAGCTATCATTTATCAGGCTGCTGTTATTATCACAAAGTTTAACCTTATACAACAAAAAGATCTGATTCCTGTTCTGCAGCAAAAGCTTGATTCAGGAGAGGCTTTGAATCGATGGAATATGCTGAATACATAA
- a CDS encoding 30S ribosomal protein THX yields MGKGDKKSKKGKIFKGSFGNSRKRKVEKAEVKSDATPTPVATSKKKTS; encoded by the coding sequence ATGGGAAAAGGAGATAAAAAGTCTAAAAAAGGAAAGATCTTTAAAGGGAGCTTTGGAAACTCCAGAAAAAGAAAAGTTGAAAAAGCGGAAGTTAAGTCTGATGCAACACCAACTCCTGTTGCAACTTCAAAGAAAAAAACTTCCTGA
- a CDS encoding T9SS type A sorting domain-containing protein: MKKILPALLIFFSLTSFAQFKTIHSDKTVFYDKKGESIRSFIPVKVESQQIVNEDTLLLNYRVFKLIEPFNEDCQATGKGWPWTGKNIILTKDEREIFINKNGDSIIFHKYADVNDTWIFWSSEENYFEATVIKKEQETFNIYEDQVTDSVMTVSVTLKKVGDNSPLSHSFNGKEWKISKKYGFVKTYDLLNFPEDINAMLLAGIEESNIGVRNLTLKDIYNFEVGDELHVREFENSSDLKETKSIHKVIDKSITAGNDSIVYHISVLRNSVFFESGVEQFTVNADTNILNVPIALGDSGINWLPLVAHIGTAYVDYTSQSLDEPTSRMSKRYIYESLIPSDPSDSCYKLVVDWGSVDNRYIEGLGGPYNSGWYGMFSYGRELVYYKKGSVEWGTPYDLVTRVLGKKSGVNISLSPNPATDKIRISSEGIQNTFYKVFNVEGREVLNGYFIGAEETVDVNSLKVGIYSMMILNEGGVIYTSRFVKN, encoded by the coding sequence ATGAAGAAAATTTTACCTGCATTACTGATATTTTTCTCTCTAACTTCATTTGCTCAGTTTAAGACAATTCATTCTGACAAAACAGTTTTTTATGATAAAAAAGGAGAGAGTATTAGGTCCTTTATACCTGTGAAAGTCGAAAGTCAACAAATAGTAAACGAGGATACCCTTTTACTTAATTACCGGGTATTTAAACTAATTGAACCTTTTAACGAGGATTGTCAAGCTACCGGCAAAGGATGGCCCTGGACAGGCAAAAATATTATATTGACTAAAGATGAAAGGGAGATCTTTATTAATAAAAATGGCGACTCGATCATATTTCATAAGTATGCCGATGTTAATGATACCTGGATTTTTTGGTCTTCTGAGGAAAACTATTTTGAAGCAACTGTAATCAAAAAGGAGCAGGAAACATTTAACATATATGAAGATCAGGTAACTGATTCTGTTATGACTGTTTCTGTTACTCTTAAGAAGGTGGGAGATAATAGTCCTTTGAGCCATTCATTTAATGGTAAAGAGTGGAAAATAAGTAAGAAGTATGGCTTCGTTAAAACTTATGATCTACTGAATTTTCCTGAAGATATCAATGCCATGTTGTTGGCAGGAATAGAAGAGTCAAATATTGGAGTTAGAAATCTGACTTTAAAGGATATATATAATTTTGAAGTTGGAGATGAGTTACATGTTAGAGAATTTGAGAATTCTTCTGATCTCAAGGAAACAAAGAGCATTCATAAGGTAATTGACAAATCGATAACAGCAGGGAATGATTCAATTGTTTATCATATTTCTGTTTTGAGGAATTCAGTTTTTTTTGAATCAGGAGTAGAACAGTTTACGGTAAATGCAGATACCAATATACTTAATGTTCCAATAGCTCTGGGGGATAGCGGAATAAACTGGTTGCCATTAGTAGCACATATTGGAACTGCGTATGTAGATTATACAAGCCAGTCCTTGGATGAACCTACCTCAAGAATGTCCAAACGTTACATCTATGAAAGTTTGATTCCTTCAGATCCTTCAGATTCGTGTTATAAGCTTGTTGTTGATTGGGGAAGCGTGGATAATAGATATATTGAAGGCCTTGGTGGTCCATATAATTCAGGATGGTATGGAATGTTTTCTTATGGAAGAGAATTAGTGTATTACAAAAAAGGCTCTGTTGAATGGGGAACACCATATGATTTGGTGACGAGAGTTTTAGGAAAAAAATCAGGTGTGAACATAAGTCTTTCACCGAATCCAGCTACTGACAAAATCAGAATTTCAAGCGAAGGTATTCAGAATACTTTCTACAAGGTCTTTAATGTTGAGGGAAGGGAAGTATTAAATGGATATTTTATTGGTGCAGAAGAAACCGTTGATGTTAATAGTCTCAAAGTAGGAATCTATTCAATGATGATCCTCAATGAAGGTGGAGTTATTTATACTTCAAGATTTGTGAAAAATTGA
- a CDS encoding GumC family protein, whose translation MTFGDIFRILRKHLMLLILFPVAVASLVYMKTRKKEKEYASTCLIYTGVASGYNVTTEEHPRLDHNAVSNAFDNLLNTLKSRETIQEVSLRLVASHISLDNPDLRYISPEKYSEIRAIVPDSVLHQVKGATPEATYEKLQAYMSKNKFNVFSALVASQNGIYGVDKIRERVNAIRKENSDMLDVSYSANDAAICQQTLLLLAQVFIRKFSEIKESEVKNVVSYYSDQTEKARARLNDAELKLKDFQVRNKIINFDEQAKVLSESRQTYADEIEKEKMILASAQASLVSLEERLKGRKNIMESNDRVLAKRQELSDINYKIANAKNFGETKENLRELTEKAEAIKKELKDLVNNLYSINNSQEGIPSDNILTQWLSNVLIIEESGARLKIMQERFNSFNTTYNDFTPLGSLLLTLKREVQVAEKEYMNKLEALNMNQQRYQNVKMSSNIKLLDQPFYPVKPIASKDFVMIPLSMIASFLLLLSIYLAMELLDSSVKNSARAERLTGFEVAGILPKVTQRNRITEYFEDSLIEQAVNRIVMETEKAAPEKKTKIILVAGTQISEGKTWMIYKMAKRISDLGYISEIFTPGSEKGYRPESIDKREVVDISKVKVRHYEIIERMVPATKISEILKTIDKADFVFLEIPSLQEYQLPLQLVKDADLCLLVLRADRPWKDSDNYLSGLLTKVLKSKPLLVLNKVTTDRLIQIYGRVPKWFSAKLVSKDNQDKNVTKKNKVSYDQE comes from the coding sequence ATGACCTTTGGTGATATATTTAGGATACTCAGAAAGCACTTGATGCTTCTGATACTTTTTCCTGTTGCAGTGGCCTCACTGGTATACATGAAAACAAGGAAGAAAGAAAAGGAATATGCTTCTACATGTCTGATTTATACAGGAGTTGCCAGCGGATACAATGTTACCACAGAAGAGCATCCGAGGCTTGATCACAATGCAGTCAGTAATGCTTTCGATAATCTTTTGAATACGCTAAAATCCAGAGAAACAATACAAGAGGTTTCTTTAAGGCTGGTTGCATCTCATATTTCCTTAGATAATCCGGATTTGAGGTACATCTCTCCTGAAAAATATAGTGAAATAAGAGCTATTGTGCCAGACTCTGTTTTGCATCAGGTAAAAGGAGCCACACCAGAGGCTACTTATGAAAAATTGCAAGCTTATATGAGCAAAAATAAGTTCAATGTATTTTCTGCTCTTGTTGCATCTCAAAATGGCATATATGGAGTAGATAAGATCCGGGAAAGAGTTAATGCTATCAGAAAGGAAAACAGTGATATGCTTGACGTGTCTTATAGTGCCAATGATGCGGCTATTTGTCAACAGACACTTTTGTTGCTCGCTCAAGTCTTTATCAGAAAATTCAGTGAGATAAAAGAATCGGAAGTTAAGAATGTGGTATCGTATTATTCTGACCAGACGGAAAAAGCAAGAGCAAGACTTAATGATGCAGAACTTAAGCTAAAGGATTTCCAGGTAAGAAATAAGATTATCAATTTTGATGAACAGGCAAAAGTATTGTCAGAGTCAAGACAAACATATGCAGATGAGATTGAAAAGGAAAAAATGATTCTTGCTTCAGCTCAGGCAAGTCTGGTAAGTCTTGAAGAAAGGCTGAAGGGAAGAAAGAATATTATGGAGAGTAATGACAGAGTATTGGCTAAAAGACAAGAGCTGTCAGATATTAATTATAAGATTGCAAATGCAAAAAACTTTGGTGAAACAAAGGAAAATTTAAGAGAATTAACAGAAAAAGCTGAGGCAATAAAAAAGGAACTTAAAGATCTTGTAAATAACCTTTACTCCATTAATAACAGTCAGGAGGGGATTCCAAGTGATAATATTCTTACGCAATGGCTAAGCAATGTTCTGATAATAGAGGAGAGTGGGGCAAGGCTTAAGATTATGCAAGAGCGTTTTAATTCCTTTAATACTACTTATAACGATTTTACTCCACTTGGTTCTTTGTTGCTTACTCTAAAAAGAGAGGTACAGGTTGCAGAGAAGGAATATATGAATAAGCTTGAGGCTCTAAATATGAACCAGCAGAGATATCAGAATGTGAAAATGTCAAGTAATATCAAACTTTTGGATCAGCCTTTTTATCCAGTAAAGCCTATCGCTTCAAAAGATTTTGTAATGATTCCGCTTTCAATGATAGCCTCGTTTTTACTATTGTTAAGTATTTATCTGGCGATGGAGTTGTTAGATTCTTCCGTGAAAAATTCCGCAAGAGCAGAGCGTCTCACAGGATTTGAAGTGGCAGGTATACTACCTAAAGTAACACAGAGAAACAGGATTACAGAATATTTTGAAGATTCTCTTATAGAGCAGGCAGTTAACAGAATAGTAATGGAAACAGAAAAGGCTGCTCCGGAAAAGAAAACTAAAATTATCCTTGTCGCCGGTACACAGATTTCAGAAGGGAAAACCTGGATGATCTATAAAATGGCAAAACGTATATCAGATCTTGGATACATTTCTGAAATATTCACTCCAGGTTCAGAAAAAGGATATCGCCCTGAAAGTATCGATAAGAGGGAAGTTGTAGATATTTCAAAAGTAAAAGTCAGACATTATGAAATTATCGAAAGGATGGTTCCCGCTACTAAGATCAGTGAAATACTTAAAACAATCGATAAAGCAGATTTCGTCTTTCTTGAAATTCCTTCACTTCAGGAATATCAACTTCCTCTGCAATTGGTTAAAGATGCGGATCTATGTCTGTTAGTTCTCAGAGCTGACAGGCCCTGGAAGGATTCTGATAATTACCTATCAGGATTGCTGACGAAGGTGTTGAAGTCAAAACCTTTATTGGTTCTTAATAAGGTTACTACAGACAGACTGATACAGATTTATGGAAGGGTGCCTAAATGGTTTTCTGCTAAACTTGTCAGTAAAGATAACCAGGATAAAAATGTGACCAAGAAAAATAAAGTATCTTATGATCAGGAATAA
- a CDS encoding response regulator — MEILEKALPKVEKLVAEKGKTILAIDDVESTLDIINCTLCKKYNVVKKANGKDAFEWMHEGNIPDLIICDLRMPEMDGFEFIKHIRSSGFFREVPLLILSSYESSSVRIQCLKCGADDFMMKPFNPEELEIRVENIFKRIYK, encoded by the coding sequence ATGGAAATACTGGAAAAGGCATTGCCAAAGGTTGAAAAACTTGTGGCAGAGAAGGGGAAAACAATTCTTGCAATTGATGACGTTGAGTCAACTTTAGATATAATTAATTGCACATTGTGTAAAAAGTATAATGTAGTTAAAAAAGCAAACGGAAAAGACGCATTTGAGTGGATGCATGAGGGAAATATTCCGGATTTGATAATTTGTGATTTGCGTATGCCCGAGATGGACGGTTTTGAATTTATTAAACATATCCGATCCAGTGGATTTTTCAGAGAGGTACCACTCCTAATTCTATCAAGTTATGAATCAAGCAGTGTTAGGATTCAGTGCCTTAAATGTGGCGCTGATGATTTTATGATGAAACCATTCAATCCTGAAGAACTTGAAATAAGAGTAGAAAATATTTTCAAAAGAATTTATAAGTAA